In the genome of Monodelphis domestica isolate mMonDom1 chromosome 2, mMonDom1.pri, whole genome shotgun sequence, one region contains:
- the LOC100013957 gene encoding keratin-associated protein 9-1-like: protein MVSSCCGSTCSGLSCGSGCCAPCCCRPACCLRPACCQSTCCRTNCYRPTCIVSTCCRPSCCGSSCCQPCCRPSCCGSSCCQPCCRPSCCVSSCCQPCCRPSCCGSSCCQPCCRPSCCVSSCCQPCCRPSCCCRPTCCRPSCCQSVCCQPTCCRPSCCQSSCCRPSCCVSSCCQPCCRPTCCQTTCCRTTCCRPVCCGSSCC, encoded by the coding sequence ATGGTCAGCTCCTGTTGTGGCTCCACCTGCTCTGGCCTGAGCTGTGGCTCTGGCTGCTGTGCTCCCTGCTGCTGCCGCCCTGCCTGCTGCCTAAGGCCAGCCTGCTGCCAGAGCACCTGCTGCAGGACCAACTGTTATAGGCCCACCTGCATTGTGTCCACCTGCTGCCGCCCCAGCTGCTGTGGGTCCAGCTGCTGCCAGCCCTGCTGCCGCCCAAGCTGCTGTGGGTCCAGCTGCTGCCAGCCCTGCTGCCGCCCCAGCTGCTGTGTGTCCAGCTGCTGCCAGCCTTGCTGCCGCCCCAGCTGCTGTGGGTCCAGCTGCTGCCAGCCCTGCTGCCGCCCAAGCTGTTGTGTGTCCAGCTGCTGCCAGCCTTGCTGCCGCCCCAGCTGCTGCTGCCGCCCAACCTGCTGCAGACCAAGTTGCTGCCAGTCTGTGTGCTGCCAACCAACTTGCTGCCGCCCTTCCTGCTGTCAGTCTAGTTGCTGCCGCCCCAGCTGCTGTGTGTCCAGCTGCTGCCAGCCTTGCTGCCGCCCCACCTGCTGCCAGACCACCTGCTGCAGAACCACTTGCTGCCGCCCAGTCTGTTGTGGGTCCTCTTGCTGCTAA
- the LOC100014628 gene encoding keratin-associated protein 4-12-like, protein MVSSCCGSTCSGLSCGSGCCAPCCCRPACCLRPACCQSTCCRTNCYRPTCIVSTCCHPSCCGSSCCQPCCRPSCCGSSCCQPCCRPSCCVTSCCQPCCRPSCCVTSCCQPCCRPSCCCRPTCCRPSCCQSVCCQPTCCRPSCCQSSCCRPSCCVSSCCQPCCRPTSCQTTCCRTTCCRPACCDSPCCC, encoded by the coding sequence ATGGTCAGCTCCTGTTGTGGCTCCACCTGCTCTGGCCTGAGCTGTGGCTCTGGCTGCTGTGCTCCCTGCTGCTGCCGCCCTGCCTGCTGCCTTAGGCCAGCCTGCTGCCAGAGCACCTGCTGCAGGACCAACTGTTATAGGCCCACCTGCATTGTGTCCACCTGCTGCCACCCCAGCTGCTGTGGGTCCAGCTGCTGCCAGCCCTGCTGCCGCCCCAGCTGCTGTGGGTCCAGCTGCTGCCAGCCTTGCTGCCGCCCCAGCTGCTGTGTGACCAGCTGCTGCCAGCCTTGCTGCCGCCCCAGCTGCTGTGTGACCAGCTGCTGCCAGCCTTGCTGCCGCCCCAGCTGCTGCTGCCGCCCAACCTGCTGCAGACCAAGTTGCTGCCAGTCTGTGTGCTGCCAACCAACTTGCTGCCGCCCTTCCTGCTGTCAGTCTAGTTGCTGCCGCCCCAGCTGCTGTGTGTCCAGCTGCTGCCAGCCTTGCTGCCGCCCCACCTCCTGCCAGACCACTTGCTGCAGAACCACCTGCTGCCGCCCAGCCTGCTGTGACTCCCCTTGCTGCTGCTGA